The following proteins come from a genomic window of Bacillus sp. Marseille-P3661:
- a CDS encoding DUF438 domain-containing protein yields MSEMINNREQTQNPKSSDRVEALREIFLDLQNGKDEAEVKARFDEVIGIVTVEELSQLQHDFSEASGVPLSDLQHLYGAHTEILRGSVEEVNRDEKPEEQPGHPIHTFKLENKELSKLISKIQAHLAEFIKVDSVENIYKLIEDCNLLLDIDKHFSRKENLIFPYLEKYGINGPSTNMWRIDDFIRDSIKDGKKKLVDYEGDQQAVIENIRYFMKEVLDMIYREENILFPMALMNLTEDEWIKIARESDEIGFCLTSPAAEWKPERKDLAEKTISEGYIKMETGILSLAQLELVLNHLPVDLTFIDKDDVVRYFSHGKERIFARTKAIIGRTVQNCHPPKSAHVVEALLDDFKSGKKDSEDFWIKFKDKYVYIRYFAVRDDNGAYVGTLEFTQNIEPIQAIEGEKRILS; encoded by the coding sequence ATGAGCGAGATGATAAATAACCGAGAGCAAACACAAAACCCTAAAAGTTCCGATCGAGTGGAAGCGTTAAGAGAAATTTTTCTAGATCTTCAGAATGGAAAAGATGAAGCGGAGGTTAAAGCACGTTTTGATGAAGTTATTGGCATAGTAACAGTCGAAGAACTTTCACAGCTGCAACACGATTTTTCTGAGGCAAGTGGAGTTCCTTTATCCGACTTACAACATTTATATGGTGCGCATACGGAAATATTGAGGGGATCTGTAGAAGAGGTGAACCGCGATGAAAAACCTGAAGAACAACCTGGACATCCTATCCATACTTTTAAACTAGAAAATAAGGAGCTATCTAAGTTAATTAGTAAAATACAAGCACACTTAGCTGAATTTATAAAAGTAGATTCTGTTGAAAATATTTATAAGCTTATCGAAGATTGCAATCTATTACTAGATATTGATAAACATTTTAGTCGTAAAGAGAATTTAATATTCCCATATTTAGAAAAGTACGGAATTAATGGGCCTTCAACAAACATGTGGAGAATAGACGATTTTATTCGGGATTCCATAAAGGATGGAAAGAAAAAATTAGTAGATTATGAGGGAGACCAGCAAGCTGTTATTGAAAACATCCGCTATTTTATGAAGGAAGTATTGGATATGATATATCGAGAGGAAAATATCCTTTTTCCAATGGCGTTGATGAATTTAACAGAAGATGAATGGATAAAAATTGCCCGAGAAAGTGACGAAATTGGATTTTGCTTAACAAGTCCAGCAGCAGAATGGAAACCAGAGCGAAAAGACCTAGCTGAAAAAACAATCTCTGAAGGGTATATTAAAATGGAAACAGGTATCTTATCGTTAGCACAATTAGAGTTAGTGTTGAATCATTTACCTGTTGATCTAACGTTTATTGATAAAGATGATGTTGTCCGTTACTTTTCGCATGGTAAGGAACGTATATTTGCGCGTACTAAAGCAATTATTGGCCGAACTGTCCAAAACTGCCATCCACCGAAAAGTGCCCATGTAGTTGAAGCATTATTAGATGATTTCAAATCAGGAAAAAAAGATTCTGAAGATTTTTGGATCAAATTTAAGGATAAATATGTGTATATTCGATATTTCGCCGTCCGTGATGATAATGGAGCTTATGTTGGTACATTAGAATTCACCCAAAACATTGAGCCAATTCAGGCGATTGAAGGTGAAAAGAGGATCTTATCGTAG
- a CDS encoding dioxygenase family protein → MMPSFFIAHGSPLIAIEDNEYTQFLQTLGGTFPKPAGVVLFSAHWESTVQLVSDVKEYDTIYDFYGFPEEMYNIKYPAKGSPTIVKYIEEMFAANEIPFETETKRGLDHGAWVILKFLYPNGEIPVISMSVNPSVTPEEQYKIGQSLAELRRKDILIIGSGGTVHNLRALRRTETSGNVDPWALEFDNWLAMNLSNWDLNKLFKYDSLAPHADYAVPRYGNEHFIPIFYAMGAADHERTAKLIHRSFRYGNLSHSVWQFG, encoded by the coding sequence ATGATGCCATCATTTTTTATTGCGCACGGTTCACCGCTTATTGCAATTGAAGATAATGAATATACACAGTTTTTACAGACGCTAGGGGGAACTTTTCCAAAACCGGCAGGGGTTGTTTTATTTTCAGCACATTGGGAATCAACTGTGCAATTGGTTAGTGATGTTAAGGAATATGATACGATCTACGACTTCTATGGTTTTCCTGAAGAAATGTACAACATAAAGTATCCTGCTAAAGGAAGTCCAACAATCGTTAAATATATTGAAGAAATGTTTGCCGCTAACGAAATACCATTTGAAACGGAGACGAAACGAGGTTTAGATCATGGAGCATGGGTAATATTAAAATTCCTCTATCCCAATGGAGAAATTCCCGTTATTTCAATGTCTGTCAACCCAAGTGTTACGCCTGAAGAACAATATAAAATCGGACAGTCTCTAGCTGAGTTAAGGAGAAAAGATATTCTAATTATTGGTAGTGGTGGAACTGTTCATAATCTCCGAGCATTAAGAAGGACTGAAACTAGCGGAAATGTAGATCCTTGGGCACTTGAATTTGACAATTGGTTAGCGATGAATTTAAGCAATTGGGATTTGAACAAACTATTTAAGTATGATAGTTTGGCACCCCATGCCGACTATGCTGTTCCACGTTATGGGAATGAGCATTTTATCCCGATTTTTTATGCAATGGGCGCTGCTGATCACGAAAGAACAGCAAAATTAATACACCGTAGCTTTCGATACGGCAATCTTAGTCATAGTGTCTGGCAGTTTGGCTGA